One window from the genome of Desulfovibrio legallii encodes:
- a CDS encoding GGDEF domain-containing protein, producing the protein MPDQPCPPQRLIIQMDSSDAIWEWHVPSDRLFLSLGARRRLGLEENPPCSMQEFLALCPLERLVHVLQVLENVLCGLSGPHMECIFPMHDKLVRCQLLVVERDKASRAVRVVGSTCVMAGSRAECQRQPAAAPADQAPLEINPPHDANRLLMALNATGDGLWDWDARTNEVYYSPTYLSMLGYNPGDLAPVLDAWTERIHPDDYDDIVPPQLHMAASPEPGDTFAYTYRMRRGDGCWAWILSRGYVTHRDALGRATRIIGLHTDISASQGDRAKLEDMIRNDPLTGLRSRTFYNMETDRLEQQNVRPVSVIVTDVNGLKMVNDYLGHPQGNALLCRAAIFLRTNLSPSYCVARMSGDEFAALLPHCQPEEAEEIVRGLRERQEEFNAATPDEPPTLMSIGCACTTSPEVTVNQTLANADRAMLRHKFATRTDMHLRIKKWIESHQQVTVSLNDSRYN; encoded by the coding sequence ATGCCAGACCAGCCTTGCCCGCCGCAGCGCCTCATCATCCAGATGGATTCTTCCGACGCCATATGGGAATGGCACGTGCCTTCCGACCGCCTGTTCCTGAGCCTGGGCGCCCGGCGCAGGCTGGGGCTGGAGGAAAATCCGCCCTGCAGCATGCAGGAGTTTCTGGCCCTCTGCCCGCTGGAGCGCCTGGTGCATGTGCTGCAGGTGCTGGAAAACGTGCTCTGCGGCCTCAGCGGCCCGCACATGGAGTGCATCTTTCCCATGCACGACAAGCTGGTGCGCTGCCAGCTGCTGGTGGTAGAGCGCGATAAAGCCAGCCGCGCCGTCCGCGTGGTGGGCAGCACCTGCGTCATGGCGGGATCGCGGGCGGAGTGCCAACGCCAGCCCGCGGCCGCGCCCGCAGACCAGGCCCCCCTGGAGATCAACCCGCCCCACGACGCCAACCGCCTGCTCATGGCCCTCAACGCCACGGGCGACGGCCTTTGGGACTGGGACGCGCGCACCAACGAGGTGTACTACAGCCCCACCTACCTCAGCATGCTGGGCTACAACCCCGGCGACTTAGCCCCGGTACTGGACGCCTGGACCGAACGAATCCATCCCGACGACTACGACGACATCGTGCCCCCCCAGCTGCACATGGCGGCCTCGCCGGAGCCGGGCGACACCTTTGCCTATACCTACCGCATGCGGCGCGGGGACGGTTGCTGGGCCTGGATCCTCTCGCGCGGCTATGTGACCCACCGCGACGCCCTGGGCCGGGCCACCCGCATCATCGGCCTGCACACGGACATCAGCGCCAGCCAGGGCGACAGAGCCAAACTGGAGGATATGATCCGCAACGATCCCCTTACGGGACTGCGCAGCCGCACCTTCTACAATATGGAGACGGACCGCCTGGAGCAGCAGAACGTCCGCCCCGTGAGCGTCATCGTCACCGACGTCAACGGCCTCAAAATGGTCAACGACTACCTGGGCCATCCCCAGGGCAACGCCCTGCTCTGCCGGGCGGCCATTTTTCTGCGCACCAACCTCTCGCCTTCCTACTGCGTGGCCCGCATGAGCGGCGACGAGTTCGCCGCCCTCCTGCCCCACTGCCAGCCGGAAGAGGCTGAGGAAATCGTGCGCGGCCTGCGGGAAAGGCAGGAGGAATTTAACGCCGCCACCCCCGACGAGCCGCCCACCCTCATGTCCATCGGCTGCGCCTGCACGACCAGCCCGGAGGTTACCGTCAACCAGACCCTGGCCAATGCCGACCGCGCCATGCTGCGCCACAAGTTCGCCACCCGCACGGACATGCACCTGCGGATAAAAAAATGGATCGAAAGCCATCAGCAGGTGACCGTCAGCCTGAACGACAGCCGCTACAACTGA
- the cbiQ gene encoding cobalt ECF transporter T component CbiQ — translation MFDQPFVRPSPLQGVDPRVRLACAGLFAACLAPLQSLTACALGLALGCVLLAAARPPLLPLARRLGAVNIFILFLWCVTPLTMPGPALAQWGVFTVTVPGVRLALLATLKSNAIVCAFLALAATMDAPTAGHALERLGCPPKLVFLFLFTARYIHVLAQEWHALLVAARLRGFRPRSDLRTYRTLASLLGLLLVRSYERSIRVREAMLLRGFTGRFRSVAVFRARRGDAVFALGLAAALSAVLLMEGLGRTHG, via the coding sequence GTGTTTGACCAGCCCTTTGTCCGCCCTTCGCCTCTGCAGGGCGTGGACCCACGGGTGCGCCTGGCCTGCGCCGGGCTGTTCGCCGCGTGTCTTGCGCCTTTGCAGTCCCTCACGGCCTGCGCCCTGGGCCTTGCCTTGGGCTGCGTTCTGCTGGCTGCGGCCCGCCCGCCGCTGCTGCCCCTGGCCCGCCGCCTGGGTGCGGTGAATATTTTTATCCTTTTTTTGTGGTGCGTCACGCCCCTGACCATGCCCGGCCCGGCTCTGGCCCAGTGGGGCGTCTTCACCGTCACGGTTCCCGGCGTGCGCCTGGCCCTGCTGGCAACGCTCAAATCCAACGCCATTGTCTGCGCCTTTCTGGCCCTGGCGGCTACCATGGACGCGCCCACGGCCGGGCACGCCCTGGAGCGCCTGGGCTGCCCGCCCAAGCTCGTCTTTTTGTTTCTGTTTACGGCCCGCTATATCCATGTGCTGGCGCAGGAGTGGCACGCCCTGCTGGTGGCGGCGCGGCTGCGCGGCTTTCGCCCCCGCAGCGACCTGCGCACCTACCGCACCCTGGCCTCCCTGCTGGGCCTTTTGCTGGTGCGCAGTTATGAACGCTCCATCCGGGTGCGCGAGGCCATGCTGCTGCGGGGCTTTACCGGGCGCTTCCGCTCGGTGGCGGTTTTCCGGGCCCGTCGGGGGGATGCGGTCTTCGCCCTGGGGCTTGCGGCCGCGCTGTCGGCAGTGCTGCTTATGGAAGGCCTGGGGAGGACGCATGGCTGA
- a CDS encoding ABC transporter permease subunit produces MDIQFFIELFFGGLTRGSIYALIALGYTLVYGIIGLINFAHGEVYMLGAFTALLVAGVLGVYGFPAAGILVVAALAAMVWCAAYGYTLEKVAYKPLRAAPRLSPLISAIGMSIFLQNYVLLAQTSDFVPFPNLLPEMDFLESIGYVMGPSDFLILLVSTIAMVSLSLFIRYTRMGKAMRATSQNRKMALLLGINADRIISLTFIVGSSLAALGGVLIASHMGQVNFGIGFLAGLKAFTAAVLGGIGSIPGAMLGGLVLGLAESFTTGYFSGNYEDILAFAILIVILIFRPDGILGKATVQKV; encoded by the coding sequence ATGGACATCCAATTTTTCATAGAGCTTTTTTTCGGCGGCCTCACCCGGGGCAGCATCTATGCCCTCATTGCTCTGGGCTACACCCTGGTCTACGGCATCATCGGGCTCATCAACTTCGCCCACGGCGAAGTCTACATGCTGGGGGCCTTTACGGCCCTGCTGGTGGCCGGGGTGCTGGGAGTCTATGGGTTCCCGGCGGCGGGCATTCTGGTGGTGGCGGCCCTGGCGGCCATGGTCTGGTGTGCAGCCTATGGCTACACCCTTGAAAAAGTGGCCTACAAGCCCCTGCGCGCCGCGCCGCGCCTTTCGCCGCTCATTTCGGCCATCGGCATGTCCATTTTTTTGCAGAACTATGTGCTGCTGGCCCAGACCTCGGATTTCGTCCCCTTTCCCAACCTGCTGCCTGAGATGGATTTTCTGGAAAGCATCGGCTACGTCATGGGCCCCAGCGATTTTCTGATCCTGCTGGTCAGCACCATTGCCATGGTCAGCCTTTCGCTGTTCATCCGCTACACCCGTATGGGCAAGGCCATGCGCGCCACCTCCCAGAACCGCAAAATGGCCCTGCTGCTGGGCATCAACGCCGACCGCATCATTTCGCTTACCTTTATTGTGGGCTCGTCGCTGGCGGCCCTGGGCGGCGTGCTCATCGCCTCGCACATGGGGCAGGTCAACTTCGGCATCGGCTTTCTGGCCGGGCTCAAGGCCTTTACTGCGGCGGTGCTGGGGGGCATCGGCTCCATCCCTGGCGCCATGCTGGGCGGCCTGGTGCTGGGCCTGGCCGAGAGCTTCACCACCGGCTATTTTTCCGGCAACTATGAGGACATCCTGGCCTTCGCCATCCTGATCGTGATCCTCATCTTCCGGCCCGACGGCATCCTGGGCAAAGCCACCGTGCAGAAGGTCTAG
- a CDS encoding ABC transporter ATP-binding protein, producing MTPVLEVQDLTQDFGGLRALNEVSLTVNEGEIVALIGPNGAGKTTFFNCVTGIYTPTEGKVRLYDAQGRQHVLNGVKPHKITVMGMARTFQNIRLFGEMTVLENVMIGRHCRTRAGIWGALVRDGRTRKEEQKSIDQSYALLQLVHLDEFWNEAAHNLPYGAQRRLEIARALATEPRMLLLDEPAAGMNPQETNDLKDLVRSIRDAKKLSILLIEHDMSMVMSLSDRIYVMEYGSCIATGTPAEIRVNPRVIKAYLGESDA from the coding sequence GTGACCCCCGTGCTGGAAGTACAGGATCTGACCCAGGATTTCGGCGGCCTGCGCGCCCTCAACGAAGTTTCCCTGACCGTGAACGAAGGGGAAATTGTGGCCCTTATCGGCCCCAACGGCGCGGGCAAGACCACCTTTTTCAACTGCGTCACGGGCATCTACACCCCCACCGAAGGCAAGGTGCGCCTCTATGACGCCCAGGGGCGGCAGCATGTGCTCAACGGTGTGAAGCCCCACAAAATCACGGTTATGGGCATGGCCCGCACCTTTCAGAACATCCGCCTGTTCGGCGAAATGACCGTGCTGGAAAACGTTATGATCGGCCGCCACTGCCGCACCCGCGCAGGGATCTGGGGCGCGCTCGTCCGCGACGGCCGCACCCGCAAAGAAGAGCAGAAAAGCATCGACCAGAGCTACGCCCTGCTCCAGCTTGTGCATCTGGACGAATTCTGGAACGAAGCCGCCCACAACCTGCCCTACGGCGCGCAGCGCCGCCTGGAAATCGCCCGCGCCCTGGCCACGGAGCCGCGCATGCTCCTGCTGGACGAACCCGCCGCGGGCATGAACCCCCAGGAAACCAACGACCTCAAAGACCTGGTCCGCTCCATTCGCGACGCCAAAAAGCTCTCCATCCTGCTCATTGAGCACGATATGAGCATGGTCATGTCCCTTTCCGACCGCATCTATGTGATGGAGTACGGCTCCTGCATCGCCACGGGCACGCCGGCGGAAATCCGCGTCAACCCCCGCGTCATCAAGGCCTATCTGGGAGAAAGCGATGCTTGA
- a CDS encoding ABC transporter permease subunit, producing the protein MHRICKAAIASIWFMLLTLPVLGIKLNTVDRTVSWRFDRILILGAAIFGLALIWDWCFTRKARGLPLLSLPRAGGFFARLATLRQRPRVLTAALGAVLGVMVIMPWVSSFYQTNIMISALLYVMLALGLNIVVGLAGQLVLGYVAFYAVGAYTYGLLNQFFGLGFWACLPVGGVMAILFGLALGFPVLRLRGDYLAIVTLGFGEIVRLTLQNWTSVTGGPRGIDNIPRPGLFGLQMDISASTTYVYYLVLAAVIVTIVVISRLKNSRVGLALQALREDEIACEAMGIDITRVKLSAFALGSCWAGFAGVIFAAKTTYINPSSFTFMESAMILSMVVLGGMGSITGVVIAAMILILVPEYLRAFSEYRMLLFGLTMVIMMLFRPQGLISGERRRYRISAPHGDGKGELP; encoded by the coding sequence ATGCATCGCATCTGTAAAGCCGCCATTGCTTCCATCTGGTTCATGCTGCTGACCCTGCCGGTGCTGGGCATCAAGCTCAACACCGTTGACCGCACGGTCAGCTGGCGTTTTGACCGCATCCTTATTCTGGGCGCGGCCATCTTCGGCCTGGCCCTGATCTGGGACTGGTGTTTCACCCGCAAGGCCCGCGGGCTGCCCTTGCTCTCCCTGCCGCGCGCGGGCGGCTTCTTCGCCCGCCTGGCGACGCTGCGCCAGCGGCCCCGCGTGCTCACGGCAGCCCTGGGCGCGGTGCTGGGGGTCATGGTGATCATGCCCTGGGTCAGCTCCTTCTACCAGACCAACATCATGATTTCGGCCCTGCTCTATGTAATGCTGGCCCTGGGCCTGAACATTGTGGTAGGCTTGGCCGGCCAGCTGGTGCTGGGCTATGTGGCCTTTTACGCTGTGGGCGCATACACCTACGGCCTGCTCAACCAGTTTTTCGGCCTGGGCTTCTGGGCCTGCCTGCCCGTAGGCGGGGTCATGGCCATCCTTTTTGGCCTGGCGCTGGGCTTTCCCGTGCTGCGCCTGCGCGGGGACTATCTGGCCATCGTCACCCTGGGCTTCGGCGAGATCGTGCGCCTGACCCTCCAGAACTGGACCAGCGTCACCGGCGGGCCGCGCGGCATCGACAACATCCCCCGGCCAGGTCTGTTCGGTCTGCAGATGGATATCAGCGCCAGCACCACCTATGTGTACTACCTGGTGCTGGCGGCCGTCATCGTTACCATTGTGGTCATCAGCCGGCTGAAAAACTCCCGCGTGGGGCTGGCCCTGCAGGCGCTGCGCGAGGATGAAATCGCCTGCGAGGCCATGGGCATAGACATCACCCGCGTGAAGCTCTCGGCCTTTGCCCTGGGCTCTTGCTGGGCGGGCTTTGCCGGGGTCATCTTCGCGGCCAAGACCACCTACATCAATCCCTCCAGCTTCACCTTCATGGAATCGGCCATGATCCTCTCCATGGTGGTGCTGGGCGGCATGGGCTCCATCACCGGCGTGGTCATTGCGGCCATGATCCTCATTCTGGTGCCGGAGTACCTGCGGGCCTTTTCCGAATACCGCATGCTGCTCTTCGGCCTGACCATGGTGATCATGATGCTTTTCCGTCCGCAGGGACTCATCAGCGGCGAGCGCCGCCGCTACCGCATCAGCGCCCCGCACGGCGATGGCAAAGGAGAACTCCCGTGA
- the der gene encoding ribosome biogenesis GTPase Der yields the protein MADTLPRIVLVGRPNVGKSTLFNRLIRSNRAITHDRPGITRDRMEGVVRRSGLPPFGIVDTGGITLDAHAAVVEGPEGIRGFERHILAQTEDALATAAAVAFVVDGRDGLLPLDEHLASHVRRKGLPTLCVVNKVDGAEREDEYLAEFHALGFPVLSVSAEHGHNINALAEALADLLPEAARNAAPPEPPALRLALLGRPNAGKSSLVNALAGAERMIVSAVAGTTRDSVDVRLTRDGQDYVFVDTAGVRRRTKITDSVERYSVNAAIKSGSKAHVTLLTLDATEGVSQQDKRLMDMLNTRKIPFMVLINKCDLVPRASLEQLKKNVAEALSFCPHVPLLTVSALKGAGLGKILPLARQIHEECSVRISTGQINRAMEAVLTRHQPPVVKRVRAKFFYLTQAETEPPTFVFFVSDAERVPESYVRYLERSLRQMFGIAHAPMRLHLRSSHKKGGGKSGGGKSGSGKDGAAKA from the coding sequence ATGGCCGACACTCTGCCCCGCATTGTCCTGGTGGGCCGCCCCAATGTGGGCAAATCCACCCTTTTCAACCGTCTTATCCGCAGCAACCGCGCCATTACCCATGACCGGCCCGGCATCACCCGCGACCGCATGGAAGGCGTGGTGCGGCGCAGCGGCCTGCCGCCCTTCGGCATTGTGGATACGGGCGGCATCACCCTGGACGCGCACGCCGCCGTGGTGGAAGGCCCCGAAGGCATCCGCGGCTTTGAACGCCATATCCTGGCCCAGACTGAAGACGCCCTGGCCACAGCCGCGGCCGTGGCCTTTGTGGTGGACGGCCGCGACGGCCTGCTGCCCCTGGACGAACACCTGGCCAGCCATGTGCGCCGCAAGGGCCTGCCCACCCTCTGCGTGGTCAACAAGGTGGACGGCGCAGAGCGCGAGGACGAATACCTGGCCGAATTTCACGCCCTGGGCTTTCCCGTGCTCTCCGTTTCCGCCGAGCACGGGCACAACATCAACGCCCTGGCCGAGGCCCTGGCCGACCTGCTGCCTGAAGCGGCGCGCAACGCCGCACCGCCAGAGCCCCCGGCCCTGCGCCTGGCCCTGCTGGGCCGCCCCAACGCGGGCAAATCTTCCCTGGTCAACGCTCTGGCCGGGGCGGAGCGCATGATCGTCTCCGCCGTGGCGGGCACCACCAGAGACAGCGTGGACGTGCGCCTGACCCGCGACGGACAGGACTATGTGTTTGTGGATACGGCCGGCGTGCGCCGCCGCACTAAAATCACAGACAGCGTGGAGCGCTACTCCGTCAACGCCGCCATCAAGTCCGGCAGCAAGGCCCATGTGACCCTGCTCACCCTGGACGCCACCGAGGGCGTGAGCCAGCAGGACAAGCGGCTCATGGACATGCTCAACACCCGCAAAATCCCCTTCATGGTGCTCATCAACAAATGCGATCTCGTGCCCAGGGCCTCGTTGGAGCAGCTCAAAAAGAACGTGGCCGAGGCCCTTTCCTTCTGCCCGCATGTACCCCTGCTCACGGTTTCGGCCCTCAAAGGGGCTGGGCTGGGCAAAATTCTGCCCCTGGCGCGCCAAATCCATGAAGAATGCAGCGTGCGCATCTCCACCGGGCAGATCAACCGGGCCATGGAGGCCGTGCTTACCCGCCACCAGCCGCCTGTGGTCAAACGGGTGCGGGCCAAGTTCTTTTACCTCACCCAGGCGGAGACGGAACCGCCCACCTTCGTCTTTTTTGTCAGCGACGCCGAGCGCGTGCCTGAAAGCTATGTGCGCTATCTGGAACGCAGCCTGCGGCAGATGTTCGGCATCGCCCACGCGCCCATGCGCCTGCACCTGCGCTCCAGCCACAAAAAGGGCGGCGGCAAGAGCGGCGGCGGCAAGAGCGGCAGCGGCAAGGACGGCGCGGCCAAAGCCTGA
- a CDS encoding energy-coupling factor ABC transporter ATP-binding protein has protein sequence MADPHTTPQAIFSLTDVHYAYGQATETQEVLRGVDFALYPGQRVGLYGPNGSGKTTFFRCITGLARPQRGAVRFHGRELRDEKDFYALRCAVGFVLQHAEDQLFFPTVLEDVAFGPLNLGLAPEAARERALETLHRLGLAGFEQRLTHRLSGGEKKLVSLATVLAMRPEALLLDEPTNGLDNTARERIIQILQGLDTARITISHDWDFLERTSSQYLTIDQGRLDTCAPSLAHAHLHAHPLGNRPHDHG, from the coding sequence ATGGCTGATCCGCACACGACGCCGCAGGCCATCTTCAGCCTGACGGATGTGCACTACGCCTACGGGCAGGCAACGGAAACGCAGGAAGTGCTGCGCGGGGTGGATTTTGCCCTCTATCCGGGCCAGCGGGTGGGGCTCTACGGCCCCAACGGCAGCGGCAAGACCACGTTTTTCCGCTGCATCACCGGCCTAGCCAGGCCGCAGCGGGGCGCAGTGCGCTTTCACGGCCGCGAGCTGCGGGACGAAAAGGATTTTTACGCCCTGCGCTGCGCCGTGGGCTTTGTGCTGCAGCACGCTGAAGACCAGCTTTTTTTCCCCACCGTGCTGGAAGACGTGGCCTTCGGCCCCCTAAACCTGGGGCTTGCGCCCGAAGCCGCCCGCGAACGCGCCTTGGAGACACTGCACCGCCTGGGTCTTGCGGGCTTTGAACAGCGCCTGACCCACCGCCTTTCGGGCGGCGAAAAAAAACTGGTCTCCCTGGCCACGGTGCTGGCCATGCGGCCCGAAGCCCTGCTCCTGGACGAACCCACCAACGGCCTGGACAACACGGCCCGCGAGCGCATCATCCAGATCCTGCAGGGGCTGGACACGGCGCGGATAACTATCTCTCACGACTGGGATTTTCTGGAGCGCACCTCCTCCCAGTACCTCACCATCGACCAGGGCCGACTGGACACCTGCGCCCCCTCCCTGGCCCACGCCCATCTGCATGCCCACCCGCTGGGCAATCGCCCCCACGACCACGGCTGA
- a CDS encoding branched-chain amino acid ABC transporter substrate-binding protein: MNKAMTWLAAAAICAAAAAPALAADTIKIGVQGAHSGDLASYGVPSLNAVKIVVEKANAAGGVLGRKIEIIAQDDQCKPEMATNAATKLISDKAVAVIGPICSGPTKAALPLFQQANIIAISPTATTPGLTEDGKNPLFFRTVANDNAQAKLTSDFVLNKLKAKSVAYLHDNGDYGKGFADNNRAILEKAGVKTVLFEAVTPDAVDFSAVVRKLRRAKPDILVFGGYQPVASKLIQQMRRDHLKVPLIGPDGVKDETFLKMTGKDSEGTYASYPKDTSALPEYKAAREAHVKAFGSEPGFGYYNAYAAAQCLLAAIEKAGSTDTAKLKAVLHSNLVDTPLGKITFNAKGDAAGMGLSIYQVKGGKFVELDHSITLD; encoded by the coding sequence ATGAACAAAGCTATGACCTGGCTTGCGGCAGCGGCTATTTGCGCGGCGGCCGCCGCGCCCGCCCTGGCGGCGGATACCATTAAAATCGGCGTGCAGGGCGCCCACTCCGGCGACCTGGCCTCCTACGGCGTGCCCAGCCTCAACGCGGTCAAGATCGTGGTGGAAAAGGCCAACGCTGCGGGCGGCGTGCTGGGCCGCAAAATCGAAATCATCGCGCAGGACGACCAGTGCAAGCCCGAAATGGCCACCAACGCGGCCACCAAGCTCATTTCCGACAAAGCTGTGGCCGTCATCGGGCCCATCTGCTCCGGCCCCACCAAGGCCGCCCTGCCGCTCTTCCAGCAGGCCAACATCATTGCCATTTCGCCCACGGCCACCACTCCCGGCCTGACAGAGGACGGCAAGAACCCCCTCTTTTTCCGCACCGTGGCTAACGACAACGCCCAGGCCAAGCTCACCAGCGATTTCGTGCTCAACAAGCTCAAGGCCAAGTCTGTGGCCTACCTGCACGACAACGGCGACTACGGCAAGGGCTTTGCCGACAACAACCGCGCCATCCTGGAAAAGGCCGGCGTGAAGACCGTGCTGTTTGAAGCCGTGACGCCCGACGCCGTGGATTTTTCGGCCGTGGTGCGCAAACTGCGCCGCGCCAAGCCCGACATCCTGGTCTTCGGCGGCTACCAGCCCGTGGCCTCCAAGCTCATCCAGCAGATGCGCCGCGACCACCTGAAAGTGCCGCTTATCGGCCCCGACGGTGTGAAGGACGAAACCTTCCTCAAGATGACCGGCAAGGATAGCGAAGGCACCTACGCCTCCTACCCCAAAGACACCAGCGCCCTGCCTGAATACAAGGCTGCCCGCGAAGCGCACGTCAAGGCCTTCGGCAGCGAGCCCGGCTTCGGCTACTACAATGCCTACGCCGCCGCCCAGTGCCTGCTGGCCGCCATTGAAAAGGCCGGCAGCACGGATACGGCCAAGCTCAAGGCCGTGCTGCACTCCAACCTTGTGGATACGCCCCTCGGCAAAATCACCTTCAACGCCAAGGGCGACGCCGCCGGCATGGGCCTTTCCATCTACCAGGTCAAAGGCGGCAAATTTGTGGAGCTCGACCACAGCATTACGCTGGACTAA
- the cbiM gene encoding cobalt transporter CbiM → MHIAEGVLSPAVLLTGYALTAAGTAAGLRRLDYDRLMTVAILAAAFFVGSLIHVPIGPSSAHLILNGLLGVILGWAAIPAILAGLALQALLFQFGGFTVLGVNTCTMGFAAVLSWYVFRGLCRLMPSAAGRRAAAFCCGALGVLAAALFTALALSASDEGFAAAARLLFLAHLPIMLVEGLITMFTVDFIAKVRPELLRLAA, encoded by the coding sequence ATGCACATCGCCGAAGGCGTCCTTTCCCCTGCCGTGCTGCTTACGGGCTACGCCCTTACCGCCGCGGGCACGGCCGCAGGCCTGCGCCGCCTGGACTACGACCGGCTGATGACCGTGGCCATCCTGGCTGCGGCCTTCTTTGTGGGCTCGCTCATCCATGTGCCCATCGGCCCTTCCAGCGCCCACCTCATCCTCAACGGGCTGCTGGGGGTCATTCTGGGCTGGGCCGCCATTCCCGCCATCCTGGCCGGACTCGCCCTGCAGGCTCTGCTCTTTCAGTTCGGCGGCTTCACCGTGCTGGGGGTCAACACCTGCACTATGGGCTTTGCGGCCGTGCTCTCCTGGTATGTCTTCCGGGGGTTGTGCCGGCTTATGCCCTCGGCCGCGGGCCGTCGCGCGGCGGCCTTCTGCTGCGGCGCGCTGGGCGTGCTGGCGGCGGCCCTGTTCACGGCCCTGGCCCTGAGCGCCAGCGACGAAGGCTTTGCCGCCGCCGCCCGGCTGCTCTTCCTGGCCCATCTGCCCATTATGCTGGTGGAAGGGCTGATCACCATGTTCACTGTGGATTTTATCGCCAAAGTCCGGCCAGAGCTGCTGCGCCTGGCCGCCTGA
- a CDS encoding RluA family pseudouridine synthase, whose amino-acid sequence MSRFPAAARPQPEAAAAPLRDTAIAPHAGFAAPAALAADAAAAADFPPVSEPESGQKLLQFLQRRLGLPQAMLHRWVRTGQVRVNGGRCKPFTRVSTGDAVRLPPFALRMAAAEAAPDAPALGAPAETPEGALPPLLGTDGYWWVFNKPAGLPTHPGSGHEDSLATRLARHFSTAPFRPTPAHRLDKDTSGALLVAASYEALVAAQEALRSGEMVKEYVAWVQGRWPYEDLRLLRCHLRKEGPQGQERMRLTAPGAHGAREALCLARPLCLRQEESLVQVRLITGRTHQIRAQLAALGHPVLGDGKYGPPGRNRPLCLHALRLTLPNGRAFACLPPWTGPHALAAPPDPLPPNAAAAPAQPPSVRAPAKAASAAPKAAEGPFPLGEKHGINPPLQ is encoded by the coding sequence TTGTCCCGCTTTCCGGCTGCGGCCCGGCCCCAGCCGGAAGCCGCCGCGGCTCCCCTGCGGGACACGGCCATTGCACCGCACGCCGGCTTTGCCGCCCCTGCGGCCCTTGCAGCCGACGCTGCCGCGGCAGCTGACTTTCCCCCGGTAAGCGAACCAGAAAGCGGCCAGAAGCTGCTCCAGTTTCTTCAGCGTCGCCTGGGCCTGCCCCAGGCCATGCTGCACCGCTGGGTGCGCACGGGGCAGGTGCGCGTCAACGGCGGCCGCTGCAAACCCTTTACCCGCGTCAGCACGGGCGATGCCGTGCGTCTGCCGCCCTTTGCCCTCAGAATGGCGGCGGCGGAAGCCGCGCCGGACGCGCCCGCCCTGGGTGCGCCCGCGGAAACGCCGGAAGGCGCGTTGCCCCCCCTGCTGGGCACGGACGGCTACTGGTGGGTTTTCAACAAGCCCGCCGGGCTTCCCACCCACCCCGGCAGCGGCCATGAAGACAGCCTGGCCACCCGCTTGGCCCGACATTTTTCCACGGCCCCCTTCCGGCCCACCCCCGCGCACCGGCTGGACAAAGACACCTCCGGCGCACTCCTGGTGGCGGCCTCCTACGAAGCCCTGGTCGCCGCCCAGGAGGCCCTGCGCTCCGGCGAGATGGTCAAGGAATATGTGGCCTGGGTGCAGGGCCGCTGGCCCTATGAGGATCTCCGCCTGCTGCGCTGCCACCTGCGCAAGGAAGGCCCGCAAGGGCAGGAAAGGATGCGCCTGACGGCTCCGGGCGCGCACGGCGCGCGGGAGGCCCTCTGCCTGGCGCGCCCCCTCTGCCTGCGGCAGGAAGAAAGCCTGGTGCAGGTTCGCCTTATTACGGGCCGCACGCACCAGATCCGGGCGCAGCTCGCGGCCCTGGGGCACCCCGTGCTGGGCGACGGCAAGTACGGCCCGCCGGGCCGAAACCGGCCGCTCTGCCTGCATGCCCTGCGCCTGACCCTGCCGAATGGGCGCGCCTTTGCCTGTCTGCCCCCCTGGACCGGGCCGCACGCCCTGGCCGCCCCGCCTGATCCTTTGCCGCCCAATGCGGCTGCGGCCCCGGCCCAGCCGCCGTCCGTCCGCGCTCCCGCCAAGGCGGCGTCCGCCGCGCCCAAGGCCGCGGAAGGCCCCTTTCCCTTGGGCGAGAAGCATGGTATAAACCCGCCCTTGCAGTAA